In Candidatus Neomarinimicrobiota bacterium, a single window of DNA contains:
- a CDS encoding chorismate synthase, protein MEVGGSSEIGKLIREARKDVDSISGIVEFEIENVPVGLGEPYFDSVVSLLNQTVFGIPGIKGIEFGIGFMAD, encoded by the coding sequence GTGGAGGTAGGAGGAAGCAGTGAAATAGGTAAGCTCATAAGAGAAGCAAGGAAAGATGTCGATTCTATTAGTGGAATTGTTGAATTTGAGATTGAAAATGTTCCTGTAGGTTTAGGTGAACCTTATTTTGATTCAGTAGTGTCTCTTCTGAACCAAACTGTTTTTGGTATTCCAGGGATTAAGGGAATTGAATTTGGAATCGGGTTCATGGCTGACTAG
- a CDS encoding efflux RND transporter permease subunit: MFLSRLSIKRGITFTMIYLILVGFGIFGLSQLKLDLYPNIQFPVIAVFSNYPGVGPEDIENSITKPLERAVISVENIRHVTSYSSSGSSVLLLEFDWGTDMKKAENDVRKSIDLIRDYLPEEAAEPVSFTFDPSMMPIQFITLSSDRLGEAELKQVADEQISPRLERIPGVASADVRGGLEREIKILFNPNKMAAIGISVQNLIQRLQMENLQIPAGIIDNEELEYTVRAYGEYTDIKQIENTVIGYKEGKPIYLKEVATIIDGYKEKRAVVRNNGVNAVTLIIRKQSDANTVQTARRVRKELPQIMSLVGGNIKYSIIFDSSKFITRSISNLASTAIQAFILAFIVILFFLRNVRSSLIVSVSIPISLLVTFFVMNQAGITLNIISMAGLALAIGMLVDNSIVVLENIFRHREYGKDAFVAADDGASEVANAIIASTLTTLAIFIPILFVPGIAGVMFKDMVVTIVLSLTTSLLVALTLIPLLSSRLLRVGIRQARVKTMKKLNNSIENFLSFIERKNVEILDYFMVRKKIFLAGILVLFVVTMFLTRFLGGEFLPKTDQSELEITIEREPGVSLTSMDKTVREIEKMIRDEVPEAKNIYVSFGSREGIASVFGSNSSNEGEIRIDLPDVRERDRSVFEISNVLREKLSRFPGLKFNFSEGMNMFGTAGDIQVKIFGYNRRIAEALANKIEEEIKTIPGVVDVTKSFKIPKPEYKIVFDREKIYSMGLSVFQISSIIEAQLKGKVATLYREGGREYDVTVQADENFRNTKSDIENIYIPTLTGAQIPLKSVARVILSDAPQQIIREDQERMVTVNCDVSGRDLQSVVSDIKKVLRRIPFPRDFRYEIGGTAKDQQESFFYLGIALLGAIILVYMVMASQFESLIDPFIIMFTVPLAMMGVVWFLLITGTTLSITALIGCVLLVGIVVNNGIVLIDYINQQREKHGKGLWEAVLIGAKRRMRPILMTAMTTILSMIPLSLKLGSGAEIWAPLARAVIGGLTVSTFLTLIMVPLIYLYFEQISLKRKVKKGLADRSELERPENLDIDMIK; this comes from the coding sequence ATGTTTTTATCAAGGTTATCAATAAAAAGGGGAATAACATTTACGATGATCTATTTAATCCTTGTGGGATTTGGTATATTTGGTTTATCTCAATTAAAGCTTGATCTTTATCCAAATATTCAGTTTCCCGTTATAGCTGTATTTTCTAACTACCCAGGCGTCGGACCTGAGGATATAGAAAATTCAATAACAAAACCTCTTGAAAGGGCAGTGATATCAGTGGAAAATATCAGGCATGTTACAAGTTATAGTTCATCAGGCAGTTCAGTTTTGCTACTGGAGTTTGACTGGGGAACTGACATGAAAAAAGCTGAAAATGATGTAAGGAAGAGTATTGATTTAATAAGAGATTATTTACCTGAAGAAGCAGCAGAGCCAGTTTCCTTTACATTTGATCCCAGTATGATGCCTATTCAATTTATAACACTAAGTTCGGATAGATTGGGTGAGGCAGAATTGAAGCAAGTAGCTGATGAGCAGATATCTCCGAGACTGGAAAGGATTCCTGGGGTTGCATCAGCTGATGTTCGCGGAGGATTAGAAAGAGAGATAAAAATACTCTTTAATCCCAATAAAATGGCGGCTATTGGAATATCGGTTCAGAACTTGATACAAAGATTGCAAATGGAAAATCTGCAAATTCCTGCGGGGATAATAGACAATGAAGAACTGGAGTATACAGTAAGAGCATACGGAGAATATACTGATATTAAGCAAATAGAAAATACCGTTATTGGTTACAAAGAAGGAAAGCCAATTTATCTTAAAGAAGTGGCTACAATTATCGATGGTTATAAAGAAAAAAGAGCTGTAGTTAGAAATAATGGAGTTAATGCGGTTACATTGATAATAAGAAAACAATCTGATGCTAATACAGTTCAAACAGCACGCCGTGTGCGGAAAGAATTGCCACAGATTATGTCTCTTGTGGGGGGTAATATAAAATACAGTATTATTTTTGATTCATCAAAATTTATAACCAGGTCCATAAGTAATCTTGCTTCTACCGCCATTCAAGCTTTTATTTTAGCATTTATTGTAATTCTATTCTTCTTGAGAAACGTCAGAAGTTCACTTATTGTATCGGTCAGTATTCCAATTTCCCTATTGGTTACTTTCTTCGTTATGAACCAGGCTGGAATTACTCTTAATATAATTTCAATGGCAGGTCTTGCCCTTGCAATAGGTATGCTTGTGGATAATTCAATTGTTGTACTGGAGAATATTTTTAGGCATAGGGAGTACGGTAAAGACGCTTTTGTAGCAGCTGATGATGGAGCAAGTGAAGTAGCAAATGCAATTATAGCTTCAACGCTTACAACACTGGCTATTTTTATCCCGATATTATTTGTGCCCGGTATTGCAGGTGTTATGTTCAAAGATATGGTGGTCACAATAGTTTTGTCATTGACTACCTCGCTATTAGTAGCCCTTACTCTTATTCCTCTTCTATCAAGTAGATTGCTTAGAGTTGGGATCAGGCAAGCAAGAGTTAAGACTATGAAGAAATTAAATAACTCTATCGAAAATTTTCTTTCATTTATTGAGAGAAAAAATGTAGAGATTCTTGATTATTTCATGGTGAGAAAAAAAATATTTCTTGCGGGCATATTGGTTCTTTTTGTCGTAACAATGTTTTTAACTCGCTTTCTGGGAGGTGAATTCTTACCGAAAACTGATCAATCCGAACTTGAGATTACTATCGAAAGAGAGCCGGGTGTATCTCTTACATCCATGGATAAAACGGTAAGAGAAATAGAAAAAATGATACGAGATGAGGTTCCTGAAGCTAAAAATATATATGTAAGTTTTGGATCTCGAGAGGGCATAGCGTCAGTCTTTGGTTCTAATTCATCAAATGAAGGTGAAATAAGAATTGACCTTCCAGACGTGAGAGAAAGAGATAGGTCTGTATTTGAAATAAGTAATGTTTTAAGAGAAAAACTTTCAAGATTCCCCGGGCTAAAATTTAATTTTTCTGAAGGAATGAATATGTTTGGGACAGCTGGTGATATCCAAGTCAAAATCTTTGGCTACAATCGGCGGATAGCAGAAGCATTGGCAAATAAAATTGAAGAGGAAATCAAAACTATTCCAGGGGTTGTTGATGTAACGAAGAGTTTCAAAATTCCAAAGCCTGAGTACAAAATTGTCTTCGATAGAGAAAAGATTTACTCAATGGGATTAAGTGTATTTCAGATTTCTTCGATCATAGAGGCGCAGCTTAAAGGAAAAGTTGCAACTCTTTATAGAGAAGGAGGTAGGGAATATGATGTTACCGTACAGGCAGATGAAAATTTTAGAAATACCAAAAGCGATATAGAGAATATTTATATACCGACATTGACCGGAGCTCAAATTCCACTGAAAAGCGTGGCACGAGTTATACTTTCTGATGCTCCACAGCAAATTATAAGAGAGGACCAGGAAAGAATGGTTACTGTCAATTGTGACGTTTCTGGAAGAGACCTTCAGTCCGTTGTATCTGATATTAAAAAAGTATTGAGGAGGATACCTTTCCCAAGGGATTTTAGGTATGAAATTGGAGGTACAGCTAAAGATCAGCAAGAATCATTTTTCTATCTTGGCATAGCTCTTCTTGGTGCTATAATACTTGTTTATATGGTTATGGCTTCTCAATTTGAATCATTAATCGATCCATTTATAATAATGTTTACAGTACCACTTGCAATGATGGGGGTTGTATGGTTTCTACTTATTACGGGTACTACATTGAGTATAACCGCATTAATTGGATGTGTGCTTCTTGTAGGTATTGTTGTTAACAACGGTATAGTTTTAATTGATTATATAAATCAGCAAAGGGAAAAACATGGTAAAGGTCTCTGGGAAGCAGTGTTGATAGGTGCGAAAAGGAGAATGAGACCAATTCTTATGACTGCTATGACTACAATTCTTTCGATGATTCCTCTCTCTTTGAAACTGGGCTCAGGCGCAGAGATATGGGCACCGCTTGCAAGGGCAGTAATTGGTGGATTGACGGTTTCTACTTTTCTCACTTTGATAATGGTTCCACTTATTTATTTGTATTTTGAACAGATATCACTAAAAAGAAAAGTAAAAAAAGGATTAGCAGATCGTTCAGAACTTGAAAGACCAGAGAACCTTGATATAGATATGATCAAATAA
- a CDS encoding PEGA domain-containing protein, translated as MLKSKILVTIMIFFMTISAQQADTTVSVTEEVVEKEQKIPIAVMDLDANNIDESEAKALSDRMRVEIVQIGVFDVMERKRMADILNEMKFQLSGTTTDANAIEIGKMVGVRKIVAGSVGKIDNIYTISVRLIDIETGRIERTAVYDIYGTLSTVFKIGIPTVASDLCSVKKMKPKSILYLDSRPSQADVYVDGIYEGMTPIFLEIEPQVAHRLVLKKESYADREKMIFLNKNQIVEMILNLEKIPVPAVVKPELIKEEKNKVKRSYNNGFKVSYSFSRDVTVINDFISSINYKINNGVNLFKTKIENYQFPEITSFNGIEFWNTDRSDEVTIDFGIAIYKSNLEEWFGNLVGGESESEQYRMEIWNPRLTFNLCITPVKYFLFYPFFNIGFGYNVLFLNVYHEIFSIGGPTYHTWGFNYGAGFEIRPIKPIGMSIEWNRRNMNLKLMDINKITKKFDENGLDRFDISGENISFSITFYY; from the coding sequence ATGTTGAAGAGTAAAATTTTAGTTACAATAATGATATTTTTTATGACTATATCAGCACAGCAGGCTGATACAACCGTTTCGGTTACTGAAGAAGTAGTTGAAAAGGAACAAAAAATACCAATAGCTGTCATGGATTTAGACGCTAATAACATTGATGAATCTGAAGCAAAAGCACTCTCCGATAGGATGAGGGTAGAGATTGTCCAGATTGGTGTGTTTGATGTGATGGAAAGAAAGAGGATGGCAGATATTCTTAATGAAATGAAATTTCAGTTATCAGGGACTACAACTGATGCTAATGCAATTGAAATAGGAAAAATGGTTGGTGTTCGGAAAATTGTTGCTGGTTCTGTTGGTAAGATTGATAATATTTATACAATAAGCGTTAGGTTGATAGATATTGAAACTGGAAGAATTGAAAGGACTGCTGTATATGACATTTATGGAACTTTAAGTACAGTTTTTAAGATAGGGATACCTACGGTAGCATCAGATCTGTGTAGTGTTAAGAAAATGAAGCCAAAAAGTATATTATATTTAGATTCTAGGCCATCACAAGCAGATGTTTATGTTGACGGAATTTATGAAGGTATGACGCCGATATTCCTTGAAATAGAACCACAGGTTGCACATAGGTTAGTTTTAAAAAAAGAAAGCTATGCTGATAGAGAAAAAATGATATTTTTAAACAAAAATCAGATAGTTGAAATGATATTAAATCTTGAAAAAATACCTGTCCCTGCGGTAGTAAAACCTGAGTTGATCAAAGAGGAAAAGAATAAAGTAAAAAGAAGTTATAACAATGGTTTTAAAGTGTCATATTCCTTTTCAAGGGATGTAACAGTAATTAATGATTTTATATCATCGATTAATTATAAGATAAACAATGGAGTAAACCTTTTTAAAACGAAAATTGAAAATTATCAATTTCCTGAGATAACATCCTTTAATGGGATAGAATTCTGGAATACTGATAGGAGTGATGAAGTCACTATTGATTTTGGAATAGCTATTTATAAATCCAATTTGGAAGAGTGGTTTGGTAATCTGGTAGGTGGTGAGAGCGAAAGTGAGCAGTACAGAATGGAAATCTGGAATCCTAGATTGACGTTTAATTTATGTATTACACCTGTTAAGTATTTTTTATTTTATCCATTTTTTAATATTGGATTTGGATACAATGTTTTGTTTTTAAATGTTTATCATGAGATTTTTTCAATTGGAGGTCCTACATACCATACCTGGGGATTCAACTATGGAGCTGGATTTGAGATAAGACCGATAAAGCCAATAGGTATGAGTATAGAATGGAATAGAAGAAATATGAATTTAAAGTTAATGGATATCAATAAGATTACAAAAAAATTCGATGAGAATGGACTTGATAGATTTGATATCAGCGGTGAAAATATATCCTTTTCTATAACGTTCTATTATTAA
- a CDS encoding aminotransferase class I/II-fold pyridoxal phosphate-dependent enzyme → MEIRIDLRSDTVTKPTPEMRKVICEAEVGDDVLGDDPTVNKLQRMMAELTGKESALYVPSGTMSNQIAIKVNTQPGDEVICEAGSHIFNYEASAPSFISSVQIYPIQGNKGVMNIEEVKRAIRPKNIHHPVTRLIVVENTHNRAGGTIYPLEEIIKLSEIAKENGVRMHLDGARLWNASIETGISIKEYSKYFDTVNLCFSKGLGAPVGSILVGDSQTIEKARKVRKILGGGMRQAGLLAAACIYAVENNFKRLKEDHENAKRLAEGINSIDGLSVDMDAVHTNIVMIDIIKKDVTAYTIQEKLLENGVGMLAISESRLRAVTHLGVTKLDIDETISFIKKIFEGA, encoded by the coding sequence ATGGAAATTAGAATTGATTTAAGAAGCGATACGGTAACAAAACCAACCCCGGAGATGAGGAAGGTGATTTGTGAAGCGGAGGTCGGAGATGATGTCCTAGGTGATGACCCTACTGTTAATAAACTACAGCGAATGATGGCTGAGCTTACAGGAAAAGAATCAGCTTTATATGTTCCAAGTGGCACTATGTCAAATCAAATTGCAATAAAGGTCAACACACAGCCCGGTGATGAGGTAATTTGTGAGGCAGGGTCACATATATTCAATTATGAAGCAAGTGCCCCCTCGTTTATATCGTCTGTTCAGATATATCCAATACAGGGTAACAAAGGGGTTATGAATATAGAAGAAGTGAAAAGAGCAATAAGACCTAAAAATATACATCATCCAGTTACTCGGTTAATTGTTGTTGAGAATACTCATAACAGAGCAGGGGGAACTATATATCCTTTAGAAGAGATTATTAAGCTGAGTGAGATTGCTAAAGAAAATGGGGTTAGAATGCATCTTGATGGTGCAAGGCTTTGGAATGCATCGATTGAAACTGGTATATCAATCAAAGAGTATTCAAAGTATTTTGATACTGTAAATCTATGTTTTTCAAAAGGTCTGGGTGCTCCTGTTGGTTCTATACTTGTAGGAGATAGCCAGACTATTGAGAAGGCAAGGAAAGTCAGAAAGATACTCGGTGGCGGAATGAGACAGGCAGGATTACTGGCTGCAGCTTGTATTTATGCTGTGGAGAATAATTTTAAAAGGTTGAAGGAAGACCATGAAAATGCGAAGAGATTAGCAGAGGGAATAAACTCGATTGATGGTTTATCTGTGGACATGGACGCTGTTCATACAAATATTGTTATGATCGATATTATAAAGAAAGATGTAACAGCCTATACGATTCAGGAAAAACTTTTGGAAAATGGTGTTGGAATGCTTGCAATTAGCGAGAGTAGACTAAGGGCAGTTACTCATCTTGGGGTAACAAAATTGGACATTGACGAAACAATTTCATTTATCAAAAAAATATTTGAAGGAGCATGA
- a CDS encoding TolC family protein — MRYKNLFPWILMTVLSVTILWGKEFEITLETAKKIALENNPDIRVAKKELKQAELRLVEARANFFPTISAFSQLQHAWELPTVIMNNPFYDPVLNPRKKLYFKMGTENNIAYGLNLQLPIFTGGSIYYGYKMALMNREIAEAQLKSKEQEVISNVINAYYNVLFLQSMLKVTEEALEAATENLKQVKYYYNEGKASEFDLIRAEVQLENYKPQLLSVKNQIRIAKDRLKMLLGIDDSVEIICIDSLYYQETEFLKKPLEELIENAIDNRADIKILKIQKDLLKTQVKLNRASLMPTLAFSTNYQYQGQRDDFNFESEDFFRSSSSSLSLSIPLFSGFKNHSRIQQSKIEVRKFQDRFDHAINGVKIEVKSAWLKLKEAAQNVQTQLKIVEQSKESMRLANLMYKEGMNTQLDVLNAQVALNQSKMNYQRYLLEYNLALASLLKALNLL; from the coding sequence ATGAGATACAAAAACCTGTTTCCATGGATTTTAATGACAGTATTAAGTGTGACTATCCTATGGGGTAAAGAATTTGAGATTACACTTGAAACAGCGAAGAAAATTGCTTTAGAAAATAATCCTGATATTAGGGTAGCAAAAAAAGAACTTAAACAGGCAGAATTAAGACTTGTTGAAGCAAGAGCAAACTTTTTTCCGACTATATCAGCCTTCTCTCAATTACAGCATGCATGGGAGTTACCAACTGTTATTATGAATAATCCCTTTTATGATCCCGTCTTAAATCCGAGGAAAAAATTGTATTTCAAAATGGGGACAGAAAATAATATTGCTTATGGATTGAATTTACAACTACCTATTTTCACTGGAGGGTCAATCTACTATGGATATAAAATGGCTCTAATGAATAGAGAAATAGCTGAAGCTCAGTTAAAATCTAAGGAACAAGAAGTAATTTCCAATGTAATAAATGCCTATTATAATGTTTTATTCTTACAATCAATGTTAAAAGTTACAGAAGAAGCTCTTGAGGCTGCCACAGAAAATTTAAAGCAGGTAAAATATTATTATAATGAGGGAAAAGCATCTGAGTTTGATTTGATTAGAGCCGAAGTGCAGTTGGAAAATTACAAGCCACAGCTACTTTCTGTTAAAAATCAAATTAGAATTGCTAAAGATAGATTGAAGATGTTGTTAGGTATTGACGATAGCGTAGAAATTATATGCATTGATAGTTTGTATTATCAGGAAACAGAATTTTTAAAAAAACCGCTTGAGGAATTGATTGAAAATGCAATTGACAATAGAGCCGATATTAAAATTTTAAAGATTCAGAAAGACTTATTGAAAACTCAGGTAAAATTAAACAGAGCATCATTAATGCCAACACTCGCCTTTTCGACAAATTACCAATATCAGGGGCAAAGAGATGATTTCAACTTTGAATCAGAAGATTTCTTCAGATCATCGAGTTCATCTTTAAGTCTGAGCATCCCATTATTCTCAGGTTTTAAAAATCATTCAAGAATTCAACAGAGTAAAATTGAGGTAAGGAAGTTTCAGGACAGATTTGATCATGCTATTAATGGTGTAAAAATTGAAGTTAAAAGTGCATGGCTCAAATTGAAAGAGGCTGCGCAGAACGTTCAAACTCAGTTGAAAATAGTAGAGCAGTCAAAGGAATCAATGAGATTGGCAAACCTTATGTACAAGGAGGGTATGAATACGCAGCTTGATGTATTAAATGCTCAGGTAGCTTTAAATCAATCAAAGATGAATTACCAGAGGTATTTACTTGAGTATAATTTAGCTCTGGCTAGTCTATTAAAAGCTCTGAACCTGTTATAG
- the trkA gene encoding Trk system potassium transporter TrkA, translating into MKVILIGAGEVGYYLAKKLIQENHDLYIIDNNPDKVERVSETLDAIVIHGNGASQNVLESVGAKDADILIAASSIDEVNILSCLIGKEVGVKNTVARVRSREFLKEGSVINKEKYGIDLIVHPEKVTADEIIKLIYYPYTSKIVDFGGGKLTIAAIKIKNNSRIVGKSIIEVTSQASNNFLCLCIERDGKTIIPHGDDVFIENDTIYVISNIKDLKGVLKTIFPEYKEQQNIMIYGASSIGKMVAEKISEDLNVKLIEGNKEDAKQAAEELLDTLILLGEGTDIELLTSEQIEFMDSFIAVSDNEESNLLAALLAKYLGVKRTIAHINTNDYIPIISKLGIDSVISKNIATANAIMKFMRRGRIISVSLFEGIDAEAIELVPREKSYATKKPIKDLGLHRDILIGAIIRNNEVIIPKGDTIIEPDDNVVVFTKPYLIGKVEKYFN; encoded by the coding sequence ATGAAAGTAATTCTTATCGGTGCAGGGGAAGTAGGGTACTATTTAGCAAAAAAGCTGATTCAGGAAAATCATGATTTGTATATAATTGATAATAATCCAGATAAAGTAGAAAGAGTATCTGAAACTCTTGATGCTATAGTTATTCATGGCAATGGCGCGAGTCAGAATGTACTTGAAAGTGTAGGTGCTAAAGATGCAGATATTTTGATTGCTGCTAGTTCTATAGATGAGGTTAATATTCTGTCCTGTTTAATTGGAAAAGAGGTAGGAGTTAAAAACACAGTTGCCAGAGTGAGAAGCAGGGAATTTCTAAAAGAGGGAAGTGTTATAAATAAAGAAAAGTATGGAATCGATCTAATAGTACACCCTGAAAAGGTAACTGCTGATGAGATTATAAAATTGATATATTATCCATATACTTCCAAGATTGTTGATTTTGGTGGCGGAAAGTTGACTATTGCCGCTATAAAGATAAAAAATAATAGCAGAATAGTAGGTAAGTCGATAATAGAAGTTACCAGTCAAGCCAGTAATAACTTCCTCTGTCTCTGTATAGAAAGGGATGGGAAAACTATAATACCACATGGAGATGATGTTTTTATCGAAAACGATACAATTTATGTGATTTCGAATATAAAGGACTTAAAAGGGGTTTTGAAAACAATATTTCCTGAGTATAAAGAGCAGCAGAATATAATGATATATGGGGCAAGTAGCATAGGGAAGATGGTCGCAGAGAAGATTTCAGAAGATCTAAATGTTAAGCTAATTGAGGGAAACAAAGAAGATGCAAAACAGGCTGCCGAGGAGTTACTTGATACCTTGATTTTGCTGGGAGAGGGGACAGATATAGAGCTTTTAACTTCAGAGCAGATAGAATTCATGGATAGTTTTATTGCAGTTTCGGATAATGAGGAGTCCAACCTTCTTGCAGCACTTTTGGCAAAGTATTTAGGAGTAAAAAGAACGATAGCGCATATTAATACAAATGACTATATACCAATTATAAGTAAACTTGGTATTGATTCTGTTATAAGTAAGAATATAGCTACGGCGAATGCTATAATGAAATTTATGAGAAGAGGGAGAATAATCTCCGTATCGTTATTTGAGGGAATAGATGCAGAGGCAATAGAACTTGTCCCAAGAGAGAAGAGTTACGCTACTAAAAAACCTATAAAAGATTTAGGCCTACATAGAGATATTTTAATTGGGGCTATAATAAGGAATAATGAAGTTATAATTCCTAAAGGCGATACAATTATTGAACCTGATGATAACGTTGTTGTTTTTACAAAACCTTATTTGATTGGAAAAGTAGAAAAATATTTTAATTAA
- a CDS encoding transposase encodes MLISCIDGLKGFPDAIKSIFPQMHVGIHVIYLIQNSLIYIFYKEQKEFINDLRKVYKTSTPTAP; translated from the coding sequence ATCCTTATATCCTGCATAGATGGTCTAAAAGGTTTCCCCGATGCAATTAAAAGTATATTCCCACAAATGCATGTCGGGATTCATGTTATATACTTAATTCAAAATAGTTTGATATACATTTTCTACAAAGAGCAAAAGGAATTTATAAACGATTTAAGAAAAGTTTATAAAACATCTACACCTACAGCGCCATAA
- a CDS encoding efflux RND transporter periplasmic adaptor subunit codes for MSKGRNDSRSMKLAIYWVFILTVIAISKCSGPGNVGKETEVTFPVQVMKVKKGEIVKTTDYFGDIKGLKEIRIFSPLSSKLLKINKDVGDFVKKGDTLGIVDNERIYQMVRQAEASYASARAQYQNINTEYERIKNLYQNNAVSRSQYDQIKAQMETAEAGVKQAEANLKTVKKQFYDSYLITLINGIVSNRMYDVGDMCTPQMPIFTVVDMDTVKIEVQVPDNEISMIKKGQQAIITVDAYPDTEFIGTVYNVYPTINPATRTTTVEIRFRNKDYLLKPGMFARIKIIVQKKNDAIVIPRKAVLEKTELDVSSGEITTSKVRTKRYVYVVNGNLAYKREIETGIENDYFIEVVKGLRENDSLVTVGQQFLSDSAKVEIIR; via the coding sequence ATGTCAAAAGGAAGAAATGATTCCAGATCTATGAAGTTAGCAATTTATTGGGTATTTATATTGACTGTAATTGCTATCTCAAAGTGTAGCGGACCTGGTAATGTTGGTAAAGAAACTGAAGTTACGTTTCCCGTCCAGGTGATGAAAGTTAAAAAGGGAGAAATAGTAAAAACAACAGATTATTTTGGAGATATAAAGGGACTAAAAGAGATACGTATATTCTCACCCCTATCGAGTAAACTTTTAAAGATAAACAAAGATGTAGGTGATTTTGTAAAAAAGGGAGATACATTGGGAATTGTAGACAATGAAAGAATCTATCAGATGGTAAGACAGGCTGAAGCATCCTATGCATCTGCCAGAGCGCAGTATCAAAATATTAATACAGAATATGAGCGAATTAAAAATTTATACCAGAACAATGCGGTTAGTAGATCACAGTATGATCAGATAAAAGCTCAAATGGAAACTGCTGAGGCAGGCGTCAAGCAAGCTGAAGCAAATTTAAAAACAGTTAAAAAACAGTTTTACGATAGTTACCTTATTACCCTTATAAATGGAATAGTTTCAAACAGAATGTATGATGTTGGGGACATGTGTACTCCTCAGATGCCGATATTTACTGTTGTGGATATGGATACTGTTAAAATTGAGGTTCAAGTACCTGATAACGAAATATCAATGATCAAAAAAGGGCAGCAGGCTATAATTACTGTTGATGCTTACCCAGATACAGAATTTATTGGTACTGTGTACAATGTCTACCCTACTATAAATCCAGCCACTAGAACTACAACGGTTGAGATTCGTTTTCGTAATAAAGATTATTTATTGAAACCCGGGATGTTTGCACGGATAAAGATAATTGTACAAAAAAAGAATGATGCGATCGTGATCCCAAGGAAAGCAGTATTGGAGAAAACAGAATTGGATGTATCATCTGGTGAGATAACTACAAGCAAAGTTAGAACAAAGCGATATGTATATGTCGTAAATGGCAACCTAGCGTATAAAAGGGAAATTGAGACAGGAATCGAAAATGACTATTTCATTGAAGTTGTAAAAGGATTAAGAGAAAATGATTCGTTAGTAACTGTGGGTCAGCAATTTTTATCTGATTCAGCTAAGGTTGAAATCATAAGGTGA
- a CDS encoding YjbQ family protein, producing MRVRSCRRHERTARKTRPSINFSFVNKRLILGTWERIVIINHDNMPRDRDIYI from the coding sequence ATGCGAGTCCGCTCTTGTAGAAGACATGAGAGAACTGCTCGAAAAACTAGACCATCAATCAACTTTTCCTTCGTAAATAAAAGGCTAATTTTAGGTACCTGGGAACGGATAGTGATTATAAACCACGATAACATGCCCCGTGACAGAGATATATACATTTAG
- a CDS encoding TetR/AcrR family transcriptional regulator, with the protein MDNVFDTKAKLIEIATEMFAQNGYENTSMREIAERAGISKPAIYYYFKSKEELFLEMLKTTFQKFVKSIDEVFTSDLSPKEKLLNFIIAMFEKTKEKPEIFRIIHSINLEDIKIDIALNFRERFKFIRDNLKKIFDDGVKKGLFRNDIDMDVFLACFNGALSLHVLRFIKVGNIELNRERAEKILDLFLNGISKKYGGKE; encoded by the coding sequence ATGGATAATGTCTTTGATACCAAGGCAAAACTTATAGAAATCGCAACTGAAATGTTTGCCCAAAATGGATATGAAAATACCTCTATGAGGGAAATAGCAGAGAGAGCAGGTATATCTAAACCTGCAATTTATTACTATTTTAAAAGTAAAGAAGAACTATTCTTAGAGATGCTGAAAACAACGTTTCAGAAGTTTGTCAAAAGTATTGACGAAGTTTTTACTTCAGACTTGTCTCCTAAGGAAAAGCTTTTAAACTTTATTATTGCAATGTTTGAAAAAACGAAGGAAAAACCGGAGATCTTTAGGATTATCCATAGCATAAATCTCGAGGATATAAAAATAGATATCGCGTTGAACTTCAGAGAAAGATTTAAGTTTATACGGGATAATTTAAAAAAGATTTTTGATGATGGTGTGAAGAAAGGTTTATTTAGAAACGATATTGATATGGATGTCTTCTTAGCATGTTTTAACGGTGCATTGAGTTTACATGTCTTAAGATTTATTAAAGTTGGAAATATTGAATTGAATAGAGAAAGAGCAGAAAAAATTTTGGACCTATTTCTTAATGGAATATCTAAAAAGTATGGAGGAAAAGAATGA